Below is a window of Nitrospirota bacterium DNA.
GCCATCGGCGACGCGGTGGAGCAAGGCAAGGTCGCGGCCGTGCTTGACGAGACACATGCGACGCTGTCCGACGCCCGGACCCTCATCGCCGAGGCCCGCAAGGAGATGGCGGCCCTGAAGCTCGGGCAGACCTCCGAGGAGGCCAGGGACCTGGTGGAAGGCCTTCGGCAGAGGACGGGGGCAATTTCCTCCGACATGACCATCACGGCCGAGAACCTGAGGCGGGCCTCGCAAAGGCTGGAGAGGCTGCTCATGGAGCTCAGCCAGGACCCCTCGGCGCTCATATTCGGCGAGCAGCCGCCTCCGGCCCGACAGAGGGAGCAATGAGAAGGCTTGGGGCGGGAAAGAAATACATGGGCAGGCTGGCCGTCCTCCTTTTGGCCGTCCTCCCCCTCCTCGGGTGCTTTCCTTCACGGAAGCCCCCGGTCCTGGTGAAGGAGTATGTCCTTGAGTACGCGCCTCCGTCTTTTGAGGGGAGAGTACGGATTCCGGTGGAGATAAAAGTGCAGAGGTTCGGGGCCTCCCGCGGGACGGATACCCCGCAGATGGTCTTCACGCCCGGCCCCTATGAGCGGAAAGCATATAATTACCACCGCTGGATGGTGCCTCCGGCCGACATGGTCACGGACTACCTGACGCGGGACCTCCAGGGGTCGGGCCTCTTGGAGGCGGTCTTCTCGTGGACGGAGGCCGAGCAGGCCCGTTTTGTCCTGACCGGCGGCGTGGAGAAGTTTCTGGAGGTGGACGCCCCAGAGGGGGAGGCCAGGAAGGCGGTTCTCGTGGTAAACGTTACGTTCCTGGATACCTCCCGGAAAGAGATACCCGAGAGGGTGCTGTTTCAGAAGACCTACCGGGAGACGCGGGAACTTCGGGCGAAAAGCCCCGCGGGGCTCGCCGGGGCCATGAGCGAGGCCATGAGGGCTTTCTCCAAGGCACTCATCCAGGACGTCTACCGGGCCGCCCGGGCACGTGTTGAGCCTTGACTTTCCCCGTCCCGGCCTGTTAGAAAAAAGGCTACCCATCCAAGACCGGTAAAGGGGAGTTTCGGCATATGAACGAGTACGAAGGGCTTTCCGCCGAGGAACTGAGGACGACCCTCAGAAGGCTGCGCGGGGACCTCCAGGACCTGGAGGAAACATTCAATTTCAACCTCACGCATACGCAGGCCCACCTGGCCCGCTCCGCCGTTGTGGAGCACGAGACGGAGCTGAACGAATACCGGGAGAAGATAGTCCGCGTTCTGGAGGCGTTGAACAGGCTCGGGCAACCGGAGGAGCAAAGCGGAAACGCCTGATGTCCCGCCCCCCGGGGGGCTTACCCGAGTCTCTCGATGAGGTCCAGGACCGCCCTGTTCCAGCCCTCCGGTCCCACGCCCTCCGCCATGATAAGGCCCGGCACCGAGACACCCCGATGGTGCCCGCCGTCCTCCCGCTCGAGGAGGACCGGGTAGTCCGCCTCGCGGAGCATGGGCTCGTCGGCGGGGCTGTCGCCCAGAGCAATGGAGAGCACCTCGCCCACGTGCTCCCTGTAAAGTCCGATGAGCACCCTGGTGGCTGCGCCCTTGTCCGTTTCTCCCGTCAGGTGGTAGAAACGTCCCTGGGAGATGTGCAGCCCCAGGCCCGAGACGGCCTCGCGGAGCCGCTCGAAATCTTCCCCCTCATAGAGGAAGGGCTCGTCGAAGTGCCTCTTCAGAGTGAGGCGTGCTTCTTCTTCCGAGAGGCCGGTGAGGCGGGCCACCTCCTTGGCGTCCATGTCGCCGAAGCCCCTGATGGGAAAGCCTTCCTCCCTGAGCTGGCGGAGCGCCTGCCTCAGGACGTGATAAGACGCACCCAGGGTGATGGCCTCGTAGCCGTCCTTCACCGAGAGGGCGTAGCCCCGGATGCCCCCCTTGAAGTATCCCTTGGGGACATAGATGCCCCCGCCGTTTTCCGCGATGAAAGGGTCTTCGTTGGCGAGCTTCTTCCGGTAGACCTCTATCTCGGCCTTGGTCTTGCTTGAGACGACGACCAGCGGCATGTCCCTTTCCTTGAGGGCCTTCAGGGCCGGAAGCGCGGGCTCGAAGGAGTAGGTCCCGCGGGTAAGGAGGGTTTCGTCAAGGTCCGTAAAAACGATTATCTTTTTCCGCACGCAGGACTCTCAGGTAAGCAGGATGACCTGGACATCCATGACGTTTGTACCCGTGGGACCGGTGACCAGAAGGCCGCCGGCCTTGTGGAAGAATGTATAGGAGTCGTTCTTTCTCAGGCAGGCCTCGGGGTCGATGCCCTTTGCCCGGGCCCGCGGCACCGTGCGGCCGTCCACCACGGCTCCCGCGGCGTCGGTGGGGCCGTCGGTGCCGTCGGTGCCGGCGGAGAGCATGGTTATGCCCTCGGCATTTTCCACCATGAGGGCGAACCCGAGGGCCATGTGCATGTTCCGGCCGCCTTTGCCCGGACCCCTGACCACGACGGTGGTCTCCCCGCCGGATATGAGGGCGGCCGGGCGCTCCCTTGTCTCCTGGGCTTTCTCGAGGAGCCACCGGGCGGTCTCTGAGACGTCGCCCTGGAGGGTGTCGGTGAGGACCTCGGCTCGAAACCCTTTCTCCCGGGCTTTCCTCCGGGCCTGTTCAAGGGCCGAGCGGTTGTTGCTGACGATGATGTTTTCCACCTTCGCAAAGACGGGGTCGTCCATCTTGGGTGTTTCGGGGACCTCTCCGCGGCTCCCCTTCTCAAGAAAGGCCTTTACGCCGGGAGGCGCCGATATGCGATACTTCTCCAAGACGGCCAGGGCATCCCCGTAGGTGGAGGCGTCCGGCGCGGTGGGCCCGCTTGCGATGACATCCAGCGGGTCGCCCACGACGTCCGAGACGATGAGCGAGACGACCCCGGCAGGATGGGCCATGCGGGCAAGTCTTCCTCCTTTTACGCGGGAGACGTGCTTGCGCACGGCGTTCAGCTCCCTGATATCCGCCCCCGAGCGAAGGAGGGCGTTGGTCAGCTCCTGTTTCTCCTCAAGCGAGACGCCCT
It encodes the following:
- a CDS encoding ABC-type transport auxiliary lipoprotein family protein, which codes for MRRLGAGKKYMGRLAVLLLAVLPLLGCFPSRKPPVLVKEYVLEYAPPSFEGRVRIPVEIKVQRFGASRGTDTPQMVFTPGPYERKAYNYHRWMVPPADMVTDYLTRDLQGSGLLEAVFSWTEAEQARFVLTGGVEKFLEVDAPEGEARKAVLVVNVTFLDTSRKEIPERVLFQKTYRETRELRAKSPAGLAGAMSEAMRAFSKALIQDVYRAARARVEP
- a CDS encoding HAD-IIB family hydrolase; protein product: MRKKIIVFTDLDETLLTRGTYSFEPALPALKALKERDMPLVVVSSKTKAEIEVYRKKLANEDPFIAENGGGIYVPKGYFKGGIRGYALSVKDGYEAITLGASYHVLRQALRQLREEGFPIRGFGDMDAKEVARLTGLSEEEARLTLKRHFDEPFLYEGEDFERLREAVSGLGLHISQGRFYHLTGETDKGAATRVLIGLYREHVGEVLSIALGDSPADEPMLREADYPVLLEREDGGHHRGVSVPGLIMAEGVGPEGWNRAVLDLIERLG
- a CDS encoding glycerate kinase, translating into MREDPKKTAEEIFRAALEAADPYRAVEDKARRIRDAYEKGGFKRLFVAGFGKASVPMVKAIEDTLGDIVAEGVAITKHGALKGVSPGLLRDRVRLREAGHPVPDKHGLRAASELARLLEKADEDTLVVCLISGGGSALLTAPQEGVSLEEKQELTNALLRSGADIRELNAVRKHVSRVKGGRLARMAHPAGVVSLIVSDVVGDPLDVIASGPTAPDASTYGDALAVLEKYRISAPPGVKAFLEKGSRGEVPETPKMDDPVFAKVENIIVSNNRSALEQARRKAREKGFRAEVLTDTLQGDVSETARWLLEKAQETRERPAALISGGETTVVVRGPGKGGRNMHMALGFALMVENAEGITMLSAGTDGTDGPTDAAGAVVDGRTVPRARAKGIDPEACLRKNDSYTFFHKAGGLLVTGPTGTNVMDVQVILLT